A part of Larkinella insperata genomic DNA contains:
- a CDS encoding PKD domain-containing protein has product MKNHFYFLLTCLGVLLTDFSAAGAGSTGSPTTINNPLRIATCPAVYEEQNGVVVIETESLNLPAGWQKKTAVGSYTGSGYIDWTGAQNFSKTGIGLIETTIKINQPGKYTFQWRNRVGLGTSLTDHNDTWLRFPDASNFYGERNTRRVYPYGTGKTPNPNGAGSDGWFKVYFNAGVWNWAWNTFVSDRDAMYVMVEFDSPGVYKMQISARSAGHLLDRIVMYHSSVSSSSAQALTRTETKCLGGTPANQAPVVANPIPDQVATAGTNFAYTFPSTTFSDPDANALSYSASLSTGASLPSWLTFNAASRTFSGNPPGSTTLSLRVTANDGQGGQVSDDFALRINAPAPNPAPTVSAGADQQLSLPTTRVSLAGSATDNGQIASTVWTKVTGPAATLTSANSLTLTASDLTAGTYVFRLTATDDQGATAIDEATVTVNPETVAAQQVVSFSLMNADTDQEIKVLADGEPLNLATLPTKNLNIRANTNPITVGSVKMVLSGKQNRTQTETGAPYALFGDTNGDYKNWTPVVGSYSLTGTPYSGSAAGGTAGGSRTISFTVVDQPAGARLSAEAADGLQVVLLGNPVLHDEVSVKVQGVTGQPVRMQVVTLQGKTVTERYLEMASAQEQHHLSIAGQPAGLLLLRVSTPKQSRILKIMKVK; this is encoded by the coding sequence ATGAAAAACCACTTCTACTTTTTGCTCACCTGTTTGGGTGTGCTGCTGACCGATTTTTCTGCCGCTGGAGCCGGAAGCACTGGTTCGCCAACGACCATCAACAACCCCCTTCGAATAGCCACCTGCCCGGCCGTCTATGAGGAACAGAACGGCGTCGTGGTCATCGAAACGGAGTCGCTGAACCTGCCCGCTGGCTGGCAAAAGAAAACCGCCGTTGGCAGCTATACCGGCAGCGGTTACATCGACTGGACCGGTGCCCAAAACTTCTCCAAAACCGGTATTGGTCTGATTGAAACGACCATCAAAATTAACCAACCGGGTAAGTACACTTTTCAGTGGCGCAACCGCGTTGGGCTGGGCACTTCCCTGACCGACCATAACGACACCTGGCTGCGCTTCCCCGATGCCAGTAATTTCTACGGTGAGCGTAACACCCGCCGGGTTTACCCATACGGTACGGGCAAAACCCCCAATCCGAACGGCGCCGGAAGCGATGGATGGTTTAAAGTTTATTTTAACGCCGGGGTCTGGAACTGGGCCTGGAACACCTTTGTCAGCGACCGCGATGCCATGTATGTCATGGTAGAATTCGATTCGCCCGGGGTGTACAAAATGCAGATTTCGGCGCGCTCGGCGGGTCACCTGCTGGACCGGATCGTGATGTATCACTCCTCAGTCTCGTCGTCTTCCGCTCAGGCGCTGACGCGAACTGAGACCAAGTGTCTGGGAGGCACGCCCGCCAACCAGGCTCCGGTTGTAGCCAATCCCATTCCCGATCAGGTTGCCACCGCCGGAACAAACTTTGCCTATACCTTCCCCAGCACGACTTTCAGCGATCCCGACGCCAATGCGCTGAGCTACTCGGCCAGTTTATCGACCGGGGCTTCCCTTCCTTCCTGGCTGACCTTCAATGCCGCCAGTCGGACCTTTAGCGGGAATCCTCCCGGCAGCACCACACTTTCGCTTCGCGTAACGGCGAATGATGGGCAGGGCGGGCAGGTCAGCGATGATTTTGCCCTCCGCATCAACGCACCCGCTCCGAACCCGGCTCCAACGGTCAGTGCCGGCGCCGACCAGCAACTCAGTTTACCGACCACGCGGGTGAGTCTGGCGGGTAGTGCCACCGATAATGGACAGATTGCCAGTACGGTTTGGACAAAAGTGACGGGGCCTGCCGCCACGCTGACTTCAGCAAATTCATTAACCCTGACGGCCAGCGATTTAACGGCCGGAACCTACGTATTTCGCTTAACGGCAACCGATGATCAGGGGGCAACCGCCATTGATGAGGCAACCGTCACGGTCAATCCCGAAACAGTGGCCGCTCAGCAAGTGGTGAGTTTTAGTCTGATGAATGCGGATACGGATCAGGAAATCAAAGTACTGGCCGACGGCGAGCCGTTGAACTTAGCCACCCTGCCGACGAAGAATCTAAACATTCGGGCCAACACGAACCCAATCACGGTGGGATCGGTGAAAATGGTGCTGAGTGGCAAGCAAAACCGCACGCAAACCGAAACCGGCGCTCCATACGCGCTGTTCGGCGACACGAACGGGGATTACAAAAACTGGACCCCAGTGGTGGGTAGCTATAGTCTGACAGGTACGCCTTACAGCGGCTCAGCCGCGGGCGGTACGGCGGGCGGTTCCCGAACGATCAGCTTCACGGTTGTCGATCAACCCGCAGGGGCACGGTTGTCGGCCGAAGCAGCGGACGGTCTTCAGGTTGTGCTGCTGGGCAATCCGGTCTTGCACGATGAAGTATCCGTCAAGGTTCAGGGAGTGACGGGTCAGCCAGTGCGGATGCAGGTTGTTACTTTGCAAGGAAAAACGGTAACGGAGCGTTACCTGGAAATGGCGAGTGCGCAGGAGCAACACCACTTGTCGATAGCCGGACAACCGGCGGGTCTTTTACTGCTTCGGGTGAGTACGCCCAAACAAAGCCGTATTCTGAAGATCATGAAGGTAAAATAA